From Scomber japonicus isolate fScoJap1 chromosome 22, fScoJap1.pri, whole genome shotgun sequence, one genomic window encodes:
- the ppp1r35 gene encoding protein phosphatase 1 regulatory subunit 35: MKSSASFLSPPPSPHPAPLPLPSSSSLIGCPELDLSVTVSPAPKTGPPHRKPRPLQTGRKRNSKVVVTVTPEPHIPQSSDVLPQQPTSSLRRTRGGRHGGSPTQRAELPPPSSNEDPGCLEEAELHSTLALRAELQSLQGAEFNSQKAVQETLRKSERTKNLINSRATEGVNVSRSQLLFTSLVSVDVQQDQLISQVLQDRLLLAPPPRSHDNKAADGPSPLLFMTSDLLRQKPLPLEEEPMKMKLRPSTCPAAATFDLYSRRSRWEA, encoded by the exons ATGAAGAGCTCCGCCTCTTTCCTCTcgcctcccccctcccctcatcccgcccccctccccctcccctcctcctcttctctgattggctgccCTGAGCTCGACCTCTCTGTCACTGTCAGCCCCGCCCCCAAGACTGGACCCCCCCACaggaagccccgccccctccagacaggaaggaagaggaacTCAAAG gTGGTCGTCACGGTAACACCGGAGCCTCACATCCCACAGAGCAGTGACGTGTTGCCTCAGCAGCCAACCAGCAGCCTGAGGAGGACAAGAGGTGGTCGCCATG GTGGATCCCCCACACAGAGGGCAGAGCTTCCTCCCCCATCGTCCAATGAGGATCCAGGATGTCTGGAGGAGGCGGAGCTACACAGCACACTGGCCCTGAGGGCGGAGCTTCAGTCACTGCAG GGGGCGGAGTTTAACTCCCAGAAGGCCGTTCAGGAGACTCTACGGAAGTCAGAGAGGACCAAAAACCTGATCAACAGCAGAGCGACTGAAG gagTGAATGTCTCTCGCTCTCAGCTCCTCTTCACCTCATTGGTCAGCGTTGACGTGCAGcaggatcagctgatcagccaGGTGCTGCAGGATAGGCTGCTGCTGGCCCCGCCCCCCCGTAGTCATGACAACAAGGCAGCAGACggcccctcccccctcctcttcatgacctctgacctgctcAGACAGAAGCCCCTCCCACTGGAGGAGGAGCCAATGAAGATGAAGCTCCGCCCATCAACGTGTCCCGCCGCCGCAACCTTTGACCTCTACAGCCGGAGGAGCCGCTGGGAggcctga